From one Mytilus galloprovincialis chromosome 13, xbMytGall1.hap1.1, whole genome shotgun sequence genomic stretch:
- the LOC143057446 gene encoding uncharacterized protein LOC143057446, producing MSQQRGQRGGGAKGNNGKQPNMQGGGKRTKTNQGQGKPQENKVKKQEVPRGPNTYQQLGGPRGPNPNQFLRQHQGIQQKGPLRPNPNQLPGQPQGKPGGQQGQNPNQFLRQPQGNLQGGPRGPNPNKCSAQPQGNQQGGPRRPNPNQFLRQPQGNQQGGQRRPNPNQFLGQPQGNEQGGPHRPNQFPGPQGNQKGGPRRPNPNQGHAQPQGNQQGGPRRPNPNQFPAQPQGNKKGGPRRPNPNQGHAQPQGNQQGGPHRPNPYQFPGQPQGNLRGGPPNPNQFLRQPQGNQQGGPQRQNSNICPDQPQGKKQRGPRRPNPNQFPGQPQGNQQGGPRRPNLNQGHAQPQGNQHRGPRRPIPNQGPAQPQGNQQGGPRRPIPNQFLRQPQGNQSGGSNGKCQEGPQRPVPNQGEPKPKKQGRPKTSGRTLDLYMQRRINEPTQNLIRGQFQGNQSNLNQFPGFMQQSCNPTTQQTLPKCHIQQSKKVQSQVQVKYVYVPVPVTQLTQTPPPQESQPQVLLPGPVSQTGINIQKGEGQQGCDNRRSQARLRRQLRKDRIHGDGKDYDGQRVHEHDNEEQNGKIPDMDDNEVFKFMIKTFGGGCSYEDFLRRCDLFPLNSNIALWFRKHNTKFHIFWDKKDIVYLQPFYRDAKICAQWNSKKNPGECQNAHWDYFHICRRFIRGNCKDKDCPLSHSFRGPHNYRLKNKLGIVNFSDDEMKIVLNCNSPSVCADYIYNNDCKVDNPERKCPHLHLCRQKIFGKCPDPCKFNRTHTINQFHNKWVLTSCHMKEWPLAKVLKAIYVPPREKKENDSYSDDSDLSHDEDDLHDLEESSVFDYDSDVYVSNGSLCSTSGPARNKMVHSAENLSTEETRSKHGRKGRFRSLENITCGIVGKDDQDLTEMVETENNDDYDDKDDYGNVKVDDNYVYSDDKVDKDEYGDNKVDTKDYGDGNDDDYDDDDYDYDDGNDEDDYGDGKVENDPRKKEVILTEDQTKVHQGNGDGNELDDGCDYDDYQDNYDGNDYDYDDNDYDYDVNEGGDYDHQYGDYDYENDAEDIDNEIGDDNDPNDDGDGDNDKIIEEEKFTIENSEQVQQDYEDDTLKKNQQQCNEDVDNIKEKEDKMMENWKGEKQGNDKISKDIHQNLLDDDDIKEKERIQMEKWKKEQQQNQNNDDNIIERERLMMEQWNQQQGRSSLPQQVDVKLDPAPSPSDPDYQETDSSLLKDETENTKICVFVSKHKCTFASCKKHHLPCGLPYLWQIKISGKWFSVSLAENEKIEKSYCDLQDVAPTEIKFGDKIYNCHVWFQKMHAVILDVDGLRTAYDDQWSTVRRLSTPSFAEKKMTFDSYLTQWRWYWKDDGEKWNIFNKDIFLFTLERKYQTKQKNYLFSKENNFLMYKIDFMKMVQVNLETDKVKEIIRRPLFVSKDGVLGEKFLDSIPFPSAMSTPKPAHFYNWDCSHDFEPVELDKTGKEYKDVMKSLLDSMDPSKFDFKFIYRIQNRKIWSEYDM from the exons atgAGTCAGCAAAGAGGTCAAAGAGGAGGAGGTGCAAAAGGGAATAATGGAAAGCAACCTAATATGCAAGGAGGTGGAAAAAGAACTAAAACCAATCAAGGTCAAGGAAAACCTCAGGAGAACAAAGTCAAAAAGCAAGAAGTCCCAAGAGGACCAAACACATATCAGCAACTAGGAGGTCCAAGAGGTCCAAACCCAAACCAGTTTCTAAGACAACATCAAGGAATCCAACAAAAAGGTCCACTCAGACCAAATCCAAACCAGTTGCCTGGACAACCTCAAGGTAAACCAGGGGGTCAACAAGGACAAAACCCAAACCAGTTTCTAAGACAACCTCAAGGAAACCTACAAGGAGGTCCAAGAGGACCAAATCCAAACAAGTGTTCTGCACAGCCTCAAGGAAACCAACAAGGTGGTCCACGTAGACCAAATCCAAACCAGTTTCTTAGACAACCTCAAGGAAACCAACAAGGAGGTCAAAGAAGACCAAATCCAAACCAGTTTCTTGGACAACCTCAAGGAAACGAACAAGGAGGTCCACATAGACCTAATCAATTCCCTGGTCCACAAGGCAACCAAAAAGGAGGTCCAAGAAGACCAAATCCAAACCAAGGTCATGCACAGCCTCAAGGAAACCAACAAGGTGGTCCACGTAGACCAAATCCTAATCAATTTCCTGCACAGCCTCAAGGCAACAAAAAAGGAGGTCCAAGAAGACCAAATCCAAACCAAGGTCATGCGCAGCCTCAAGGAAACCAACAAGGTGGTCCACATAGACCAAATCCTTATCAATTTCCTGGACAACCTCAAGGAAACCTTCGAGGAGGTCCACCAAATCCAAACCAGTTTCTGCGACAACCTCAAGGAAACCAACAGGGAGGTCCACAAAGACAAAATTCAAACATATGTCCAGATCAACCTCAAGGAAAAAAACAAAGAGGTCCAAGAAGACCTAATCCAAACCAGTTTCCAGGACAACCCCAAGGAAACCAACAAGGAGGTCCAAGAAGACCAAATCTAAACCAGGGTCATGCACAGCCCCAAGGAAACCAACACAGAGGTCCAAGAAGACCAATTCCAAACCAGGGTCCTGCACAGCCCCAAGGAAACCAACAAGGAGGTCCAAGAAGACCAATTCCAAACCAGTTTCTGCGACAACCTCAAGGAAACCAATCAGGAGGTTCTAATGGAAAGTGTCAAGAAGGTCCACAAAGACCAGTTCCAAATCAAGGAGAACCAAAGCCTAAAAAACAAGGACGTCCAAAAACATCTGGTAGAACTTTAGACCTTTATATGCAAAGGAGAATTAATGAACCTACTCAAAATCTAATTAGAGGGCAGTTTCAAGGAAATCAGTCTAATTTGAATCAGTTTCCTGGTTTTATGCAGCAATCATGCAACCCAACAACCCAACAAACTCTACCAAAGTGCCATATTCAACAGTCAAAAAAAGTACAGTCACAAGTTCAAGTAAAAT ATGTATATGTGCCAGTTCCTGTTACTCAGTTGACTCAGACTCCACCTCCTCAAGAGTCACAGCCTCAAGTTTTGTTGCCTGGACCTGTATCACAGACAGgaatcaatatacaaaaag GTGAAGGTCAGCAAGGTTGTGATAATAGAAGATCTCAAGCTAGATTAAGAAGACAACTCCGAAAAGATCGTATACATGGTGACGGCAAAGATTATGATGGTCAACGGGTACATGAACATGATAATGAGGAACAAAATGGCAAAATACCAGACATGGATGATAACGAAGTATTTAAATTCATGATTAAAACTTTTGGCGGAGGATGTAGTTATGAAGACTTTTTACGAAGGTGTGACCTTTTTCCTTTGAACTCCAATATCGCGCTGTGGTTCAgaaaacacaatacaaaatttcatattttctggGATAAAAAAGATATTGTTTATCTTCAACCATTTTACAGAGATGCTAAAATTTGTGCGCAGTGGAACAGTAAGAAAAATCCCGGAGAATGTCAGAACGCTCATTGGGATTATTTTCACATCTGTCGTCGCTTTATTAGAGGCAACTGTAAAGATAAAGATTGTCCACTGTCTCATAGTTTTAGAGGTCCCCACAATTATCGTTTGAAAAATAAACTTGGAATTGTCAATTTTAGCGATGATGAAATGAAAATTGTCTTAAATTGCAATTCACCATCAGTTTGTGCagattatatttacaacaatgatTGTAAGGTCGACAACCCAGAAAGAAAATGTCCTCATTTACACTTATGTCGCCAGAAAATATTTGGAAAATGTCCAGATCCTTGCAAATTTAATAGAACACACACCATTAATCAGTTTCATAATAAATGGGTTCTTACATCATGTCATATGAAAGAATGGCCTCTTGCTAAAGTCCTCAAGGCCATATATGTACCTCCTAGAGAAAAGAAAGAGAACGATAGTTATTCAGATGATTCTGACCTTAGTCACGATGAAGATGACCTTCATGACCTTGAAGAATCTAGTGTTTTCGATTATGACAGTGATGTCTATGTCAGCAATGGAAGTCTTTGTTCCACATCAGGTCCTGCAAGAAATAAAATGGTTCATTCAGCTGAAAACCTTAGTACTGAAGAGACAAGGTCAAAGCATGGTCGTAAAGGAAGGTTTAGATCATTGGAAAATATCACATGTGGCATTGTGGGTAAAGATGATCAAGATTTAACAGAAATGGTTGAAACAGAAAATAATGATGATTATGATGATAAAGATGATTATGGTAATGTTAAAGTTGATGATAATTACGTATATAGTGATGATAAAGTTGATAAAGATGAGTATGGTGATAATAAAGTTGATACAAAAGATTATGGTGACGGTAATGATGatgattatgatgatgatgattatgaTTATGATGATGGTAATGATGAGGATGATTATGGTGATGGGAAGGTTGAAAACGACCCTAGAAAAAAAGAGGTGATATTGACAGAAGATCAGACCAAGGTTCATCAAGGAAATGGTGATGGTAATGAGTTAGATGATGGTTGTGATTATGATGATTATCAAGATAACTATGATGGCAATGATTATGATTATGATGACAATGATTATGACTATGATGTCAATGAGGGTGGAGATTATGATCACCAGTATGGTGATTATGATTATGAAAACGATGCTGAAGACATTGATAATGAAATTGGTGATGATAATGACCCTAATGATGATGGTGATGGAGataatgacaaaataattgaGGAAGAGAAGTTCACTATAGAAAACAGTGAACAAGTTCAGCAAGACTATGAGGATGACACATTAAAAAAGAATCAACAGCAATGTAATGAAGATGTTGATAACATCAAAGAAAAAGAGGACAAAATGATGGAAAACTGGAAAGGTGAGAAACAAGGCAATGACAAAATCTCAAAAGATATCCATCAAAATTTACTTGATGATGACGACATTAAGGAGAAAGAGAGAATTCAGATggaaaaatggaaaaaagaacagcaacaaaatcaaaataatgatgACAATATTATTGAAAGAGAGAGATTAATGATGGAACAGTGGAATCAACAACAGGGAAGAAGTTCTTTACCACAACAGGTTGATGTTAAATTAGATCCAGCACCATCCCCATCTGATCCAGATTACCAGGAAACTGATTCTTCTTTGTTGAAAGATGAAACAGAAAATACCAAAATCTGTGTATTTGTTTCCAAACATAAATGTACATTTGCATCCTGTAAAAAACACCATCTGCCATGTGGCTTGCCGTACTTGTGGCAGATTAAGATATCTGGGAAATGGTTTTCTGTTTCATTGGCAGAAAATGAGAAAATAGAAAAATCTTACTGTGATCTACAAGATGTTGCACCAACAGAA ATTAAATTTGGAGACAAGATATACAACTGTCATGTTTGGTTCCAAAAGATGCATGCAGTTATTTTAGATGTTGATGGTCTGCGGACAGCTTATGATGACCAGTGGTCAACTGTCAGACGTCTAAGTACTCCATCCTTTGCTGAAAAGAAAATGACATTCGACAGCTATCTTACACAATGGAGATGGTATTGGAAAGATGATGGTGAAAAGTGGAATATTTTCAATAAG